The following coding sequences lie in one Klebsiella huaxiensis genomic window:
- the nuoM gene encoding NADH-quinone oxidoreductase subunit M, with product MLLPWLILIPFIGGFLCWQTERFGVKMPRWIALITMGLTFVLGLQLWMQGGYSLTQSSGIPQWQSEFVMPWIPRFGISIHLAIDGLSLLMVVLTGLLGVLAVLCSWREIEKYQGFFHLNLMWILGGVIGVFLAIDLFLFFFFWEMMLVPMYFLIALWGHKASDGKTRITAATKFFIYTQASGLVMLIAILALAFVHFNATGVWTFNYEELLKTPMSHGVEYMLMLGFFIAFAVKMPVVPLHGWLPDAHSQAPTAGSVDLAGILLKTAAYGLLRFALPLFPNASAEFAPIAMWLGVIGIFYGAWMAFSQYDIKRLIAYTSVSHMGFVLIAIYTGSQLAYQGAVIQMIAHGLSAAGLFILCGQLYERLHTRDMRQMGGLWSKIKWLPALSMFFAVATLGMPGTGNFVGEFMILFGSYKTVPVITIISTFGLVFASVYSLSMLHRAYFGKAKSEIAAKELPGMSLRELSIVLLLVVLLVLLGFFPQPILDTSHSAMSNIQQWFVNSVSTTRP from the coding sequence ATGTTATTACCTTGGTTGATATTAATCCCCTTTATCGGCGGCTTCCTGTGCTGGCAGACTGAACGCTTCGGCGTGAAGATGCCGCGCTGGATCGCGCTGATCACCATGGGATTGACGTTTGTGCTTGGCCTGCAACTGTGGATGCAGGGTGGCTACTCTCTCACGCAATCTAGCGGTATTCCGCAGTGGCAGTCAGAATTCGTGATGCCGTGGATCCCGCGCTTCGGCATTAGCATTCATCTGGCGATCGACGGTTTGTCGCTGCTGATGGTGGTGCTGACCGGGCTGCTCGGCGTGCTGGCGGTGCTCTGTTCATGGCGCGAAATCGAGAAGTATCAGGGCTTTTTCCATCTTAACCTGATGTGGATCCTGGGCGGCGTGATTGGCGTGTTCCTGGCTATCGACCTGTTCCTGTTCTTCTTCTTCTGGGAAATGATGCTGGTGCCGATGTATTTCCTGATAGCACTCTGGGGTCATAAGGCTTCCGACGGGAAAACGCGTATCACGGCGGCAACCAAGTTCTTCATTTATACCCAAGCGAGCGGTCTGGTGATGCTGATTGCCATTCTGGCGCTGGCGTTTGTTCACTTCAACGCCACCGGCGTGTGGACCTTCAACTATGAAGAGCTGCTGAAGACGCCGATGTCGCATGGTGTGGAATACATGCTGATGCTGGGCTTCTTTATCGCTTTTGCGGTGAAAATGCCGGTAGTTCCGCTGCACGGCTGGCTGCCGGATGCGCACTCGCAGGCGCCGACCGCGGGTTCCGTTGACCTCGCGGGGATCTTGCTGAAAACCGCGGCCTACGGTCTGCTGCGCTTCGCGCTGCCGCTGTTCCCCAACGCTTCCGCTGAATTTGCACCTATTGCCATGTGGCTGGGCGTTATCGGCATTTTCTATGGCGCGTGGATGGCTTTCAGCCAGTACGACATCAAACGCCTGATTGCTTACACTTCTGTTTCCCATATGGGCTTTGTGCTGATTGCTATCTACACCGGCAGCCAGTTGGCTTATCAGGGAGCGGTGATTCAGATGATTGCGCACGGTCTGTCCGCAGCCGGTCTGTTCATTCTGTGCGGCCAGCTGTATGAACGTCTGCATACGCGCGATATGCGCCAGATGGGCGGCCTGTGGAGCAAAATTAAGTGGCTTCCGGCACTGTCAATGTTCTTTGCCGTTGCGACTTTGGGGATGCCGGGTACTGGTAACTTCGTCGGCGAATTTATGATTCTGTTCGGCAGCTATAAAACCGTACCGGTGATTACCATTATTTCCACCTTTGGTCTGGTGTTCGCTTCCGTTTACTCGCTGTCGATGCTGCATCGCGCGTACTTTGGTAAAGCAAAGAGCGAAATTGCTGCAAAAGAATTGCCGGGAATGTCCCTGCGTGAATTGTCTATCGTTCTGCTGTTGGTTGTTCTGCTGGTGCTGCTGGGCTTCTTCCCGCAGCCGATTCTGGACACCTCGCACTCTGCGATGAGCAATATTCAGCAGTGGTTTGTTAATTCTGTTTCTACTACAAGGCCGTAA
- the nuoL gene encoding NADH-quinone oxidoreductase subunit L — protein sequence MNMLALTILLPLIGFVLLAFSRGRWSENLSATIGMGSVGLAALVTAFVGIDFFANGRQAVSVPLWTWMSVGDFNVGFNLVLDGLSLTMLSVVTGVGFLIHMFASWYMRGEEGYSRFFAYTNLFIASMVVLVLADNLLLMYLGWEGVGLCSYLLIGFYYTDPKNGAAAMKAFVVTRVGDVFLAFALFILYNELGTLNFREMVELAPAHFEAGNNMLTWATLMLLGGAVGKSAQLPLQTWLADAMAGPTPVSALIHAATMVTAGVYLIARTHGLFLMTPEILHLVGIVGAVTLVLAGFAALVQTDIKRVLAYSTMSQIGYMFLALGVQAWDAAIFHLMTHAFFKALLFLSSGSVILACHHEQNIFKMGGLRKSIPLVYVCFLVGGAALSALPLITAGFFSKDEILAGAMANGHLNLMVAGLVGAFMTSLYTFRMIFIVFHGKEQIHAHAGKGITHHLPLIVLMVLSTFVGALIVPPLHGVLPSTTELEHGRVMTLEITSGVVAIAGILIAAWLWLGKRTLVTSIANSAPGRLLGTWWYNAWGFDWLYDKVFVKPFLGVAWLLKSDPLNALMNIPAILSRFAGKGLVVSENGYLRWYVASMSIGAVVVLALLMVLH from the coding sequence ATGAACATGCTTGCCTTAACCATTCTTTTGCCATTGATTGGCTTTGTTCTGCTGGCCTTCTCTCGCGGGCGCTGGTCGGAGAATCTGTCCGCCACCATCGGGATGGGCTCGGTTGGCCTGGCGGCGCTGGTGACGGCGTTTGTTGGCATCGACTTCTTTGCTAACGGCAGGCAGGCGGTCAGCGTTCCGCTGTGGACCTGGATGTCGGTGGGCGATTTCAACGTCGGCTTCAACCTGGTGCTGGACGGTCTGTCGCTGACCATGCTTTCCGTAGTCACCGGTGTCGGCTTCCTGATCCACATGTTCGCCTCCTGGTATATGCGCGGTGAAGAGGGCTACTCCCGTTTCTTCGCCTATACCAACCTGTTTATCGCCAGCATGGTGGTTCTGGTTCTTGCTGATAACCTGCTGCTGATGTACCTCGGCTGGGAAGGTGTGGGTCTGTGCTCCTATTTGCTGATCGGTTTCTACTATACCGATCCGAAGAACGGCGCTGCGGCGATGAAAGCGTTTGTGGTGACCCGCGTTGGCGATGTGTTCCTCGCGTTTGCGCTGTTCATTCTCTACAACGAACTGGGCACCCTGAACTTCCGCGAAATGGTCGAACTGGCGCCTGCGCATTTTGAAGCCGGCAACAATATGCTGACGTGGGCGACCCTGATGCTGCTGGGCGGCGCGGTGGGTAAATCCGCACAGCTGCCGTTGCAGACCTGGCTTGCTGACGCGATGGCAGGCCCGACGCCTGTCTCTGCGCTGATCCACGCTGCAACCATGGTGACCGCGGGTGTGTACCTGATTGCCCGCACACATGGTCTGTTCCTGATGACCCCGGAAATTCTGCATCTGGTGGGGATCGTCGGTGCGGTGACGCTGGTGCTGGCGGGTTTCGCCGCGCTGGTGCAGACCGATATCAAACGCGTACTCGCTTATTCCACCATGAGCCAGATTGGCTACATGTTCCTCGCGCTCGGCGTACAGGCGTGGGATGCGGCGATTTTCCACCTGATGACGCATGCCTTCTTTAAAGCGCTGCTGTTCCTGTCGTCCGGCTCGGTGATTCTGGCCTGCCATCACGAACAGAACATCTTCAAGATGGGTGGCCTGCGTAAGTCTATTCCGCTGGTGTATGTCTGCTTCCTGGTGGGGGGCGCGGCGCTGTCCGCACTGCCGCTGATTACCGCAGGCTTCTTCAGTAAGGATGAGATTCTGGCTGGTGCGATGGCTAACGGTCATCTCAATCTGATGGTTGCCGGTCTGGTCGGAGCGTTTATGACCTCCCTGTATACCTTCCGCATGATTTTCATCGTGTTCCACGGCAAAGAGCAAATTCACGCGCACGCAGGGAAGGGGATTACCCATCATCTGCCGCTGATTGTGCTGATGGTGCTGTCCACCTTCGTTGGCGCGCTGATTGTGCCGCCGCTGCATGGTGTATTGCCGTCAACCACTGAGCTTGAGCATGGTCGCGTCATGACCCTGGAGATTACCTCTGGCGTTGTGGCGATAGCAGGCATTCTGATTGCTGCATGGCTGTGGCTGGGTAAACGCACGCTGGTGACGTCGATTGCCAACAGCGCACCGGGCCGTCTGCTCGGTACCTGGTGGTATAACGCCTGGGGCTTTGACTGGTTATACGACAAAGTGTTCGTGAAGCCGTTCCTCGGCGTGGCGTGGCTGCTGAAAAGCGATCCGCTGAATGCGCTGATGAACATCCCGGCGATCCTTTCCCGCTTCGCAGGCAAAGGCCTGGTGGTAAGCGAGAACGGCTATTTGCGCTGGTATGTGGCTTCCATGAGCATCGGTGCGGTCGTGGTGCTGGCGCTGCTGATGGTATTGCATTGA
- the nuoK gene encoding NADH-quinone oxidoreductase subunit NuoK, giving the protein MIPLTHGLILAAVLFVLGLTGLIIRRNLLFMLISLEIMINASALAFVVAGSYWGQADGQIMYILAITLAAAEASIGLALLLQLHRRRQNLNIDSVSELRG; this is encoded by the coding sequence ATGATCCCCTTAACACATGGACTGATCCTCGCCGCCGTCCTGTTTGTCCTTGGCCTGACGGGGCTGATAATCCGTCGTAATCTGCTGTTTATGCTGATTAGCCTGGAGATCATGATCAACGCCTCCGCGCTGGCTTTCGTGGTTGCCGGGAGTTATTGGGGCCAGGCTGATGGTCAGATAATGTATATCCTCGCCATCACCCTTGCCGCCGCAGAAGCGAGTATCGGCCTGGCGCTGCTGCTGCAGCTCCATCGTCGTCGCCAGAACCTGAACATCGATTCAGTAAGTGAGTTGCGCGGATGA
- the nuoJ gene encoding NADH-quinone oxidoreductase subunit J: protein MEFAFYICGLIAILATLRVITHTNPVHALLYLIISLLAIAGVFFSLGAYFAGALEIIVYAGAIMVLFVFVVMMLNLGGSEIEQERQWLKPGIWIGPAILSAVLLVVIVYAILGLNDQGIDGAAINAKEVGIALFGPYVLAVELASMLLLAGLVVAFHIGREERVGEVLSNRQNDSDKRKTEEHA from the coding sequence ATGGAATTCGCTTTTTATATCTGTGGCCTGATAGCCATCCTCGCCACCCTGCGGGTGATCACCCACACCAATCCGGTGCATGCGCTGCTGTACCTGATTATTTCGCTGTTGGCGATTGCCGGGGTGTTCTTCTCGCTGGGCGCTTACTTCGCCGGTGCGCTGGAAATTATCGTTTACGCCGGGGCCATTATGGTGCTGTTCGTTTTCGTGGTGATGATGCTCAACCTGGGCGGCAGCGAAATCGAGCAGGAACGTCAATGGCTGAAACCGGGGATCTGGATTGGCCCGGCCATCCTTTCCGCTGTGCTGCTGGTGGTTATCGTTTACGCCATACTCGGTCTTAACGACCAGGGGATCGACGGTGCGGCGATTAATGCCAAAGAAGTGGGTATTGCGCTGTTTGGTCCGTACGTACTGGCGGTGGAACTGGCTTCCATGCTGCTGTTGGCGGGCCTGGTTGTCGCCTTCCATATCGGCCGCGAAGAGCGCGTCGGGGAAGTGCTGAGCAACCGTCAGAACGACAGCGACAAAAGAAAAACGGAGGAACACGCATGA
- the nuoI gene encoding NADH-quinone oxidoreductase subunit NuoI → MTLKELLVGFGTQVRSICMIGMHAFAKRETQMYPEEPVYLPPRYRGRIVLTRDPDGEERCVACNLCAVACPVGCISLQKAETKDGRWYPEFFRINFSRCIFCGLCEEACPTTAIQLTPDFELGEYKRQDLVYEKEDLLISGPGKYPEYNFYRMAGMAIDGKDKGEAENEAKPIDVKSLLP, encoded by the coding sequence ATGACCTTAAAAGAATTATTGGTAGGGTTTGGCACCCAGGTCCGCAGTATCTGCATGATCGGGATGCACGCCTTTGCCAAACGTGAAACTCAGATGTACCCGGAAGAGCCGGTATATCTACCGCCGCGCTACCGTGGTCGTATCGTGCTGACCCGCGATCCGGACGGCGAGGAGCGCTGCGTTGCCTGTAACCTGTGTGCGGTAGCGTGTCCGGTGGGCTGTATCTCTCTGCAAAAAGCGGAGACCAAAGACGGTCGCTGGTACCCGGAGTTTTTCCGCATCAACTTCTCACGCTGCATTTTCTGCGGCCTGTGCGAAGAAGCGTGCCCGACCACGGCGATCCAGTTGACCCCGGACTTTGAACTGGGCGAATACAAACGTCAGGACCTGGTGTACGAAAAAGAGGATCTGCTGATTTCCGGTCCGGGCAAATACCCGGAATATAACTTCTACCGGATGGCGGGTATGGCAATCGACGGCAAAGATAAGGGCGAAGCAGAGAACGAAGCCAAGCCTATCGACGTCAAGAGCCTGTTACCGTAA
- the nuoH gene encoding NADH-quinone oxidoreductase subunit NuoH, with translation MSWLTPDLIDILLGILKAVVILLVVVTCGAFMSFGERRLLGLFQNRYGPNRVGWGGSLQLVADMIKMFFKEDWVPKFSDRMIFTLAPVIAFTSLLLAFAIVPVSPSWVVADLNIGILFFLMMAGLAVYAVLFAGWSSNNKYSLLGAMRASAQTLSYEVFLGLSLMGVVAQAGSFNMTDIVNNQEHLWNVIPQFFGFVTFAIAGVAVCHRHPFDQPEAEQELADGYHIEYSGMKFGLFFVGEYIGIVTVSALIVTLFFGGWQGPFLPPFIWFALKTAFFMMMFILIRASLPRPRYDQVMSFGWKVCLPLTLVNLLVTAAVILWQQP, from the coding sequence ATGAGTTGGTTAACTCCCGATCTCATCGACATTCTGTTAGGCATCCTCAAGGCGGTGGTGATTCTGCTGGTGGTGGTGACCTGCGGCGCGTTCATGAGCTTTGGCGAACGTCGTCTGCTCGGCCTGTTCCAGAACCGCTACGGACCTAACCGCGTGGGCTGGGGCGGTTCGCTACAGCTCGTTGCCGACATGATCAAAATGTTCTTTAAAGAGGACTGGGTACCGAAATTCTCGGACCGTATGATCTTTACCCTGGCACCGGTTATCGCCTTCACCTCGCTGCTGCTGGCCTTCGCCATTGTGCCGGTCAGCCCAAGCTGGGTGGTTGCCGATCTTAACATCGGGATCCTGTTCTTCCTGATGATGGCAGGCCTCGCGGTGTACGCGGTGCTGTTCGCCGGTTGGTCGAGCAACAACAAATACTCTCTGCTGGGTGCAATGCGTGCTTCTGCGCAAACCCTGAGCTACGAAGTGTTCCTCGGACTGTCCCTGATGGGCGTGGTGGCGCAGGCCGGTTCATTCAATATGACCGACATCGTCAATAACCAGGAACATCTGTGGAACGTTATTCCGCAGTTTTTTGGCTTCGTGACCTTTGCGATTGCGGGTGTGGCGGTTTGTCACCGTCACCCGTTTGACCAACCGGAAGCGGAACAGGAACTGGCAGATGGTTACCACATTGAATATTCCGGCATGAAGTTCGGTCTGTTCTTCGTTGGCGAATATATCGGGATTGTTACCGTATCAGCGCTGATCGTGACGCTGTTCTTCGGTGGCTGGCAAGGTCCGTTCTTACCACCATTCATCTGGTTTGCGCTAAAAACCGCGTTCTTCATGATGATGTTCATTTTGATTCGTGCGTCCTTACCGCGTCCGCGTTATGACCAGGTAATGTCCTTCGGCTGGAAAGTGTGCCTGCCGCTGACGCTCGTCAACTTGTTGGTAACGGCGGCTGTCATTCTCTGGCAGCAGCCATAA
- the nuoG gene encoding NADH-quinone oxidoreductase subunit NuoG, whose amino-acid sequence MATIHVDGKEYEVDGADNLLEACLSLGLDIPYFCWHPALGSVGACRQCAVKQYQNAEDTRGRLVMSCMTPASDGTFISIDDTEAKQFRESVVEWLMTNHPHDCPVCEEGGNCHLQDMTVMTGHSFRRYRFTKRTHRNQDLGPFISHEMNRCIACYRCVRYYKDYADGTDLGVYGAHDNVYFGRPEDGVLESEFSGNLVEVCPTGVFTDKTHSERYNRKWDMQFAPSICQQCSIGCNISPGERYGELRRIENRYNGTVNRYFLCDRGRFGYGYVNLKDRPRQPVQRRGDDFITLNAEQAMQGAADILRQSKKVIGIGSPRASIESNFALRDLVGADNFYTGIAKGEQERLQMMLKVLRDGGIHTPALREIESYDAVLILGEDITQTGARIALAVRQAVKGKAREMAAAQKVADWQIAAILNIGQRAKHPLFVTNIDDTRLDDIAAWTYRAPVEDQARLGFAIAHALDDSAPVVEGLSSDLKGKVDVIVQALAGAKKPLIVSGTNAGSIEVIQAAANVAKALKGRGADVGVTMVARAVNSVGLGMIGGGSLEEALSELETGAADAVIVLENDLHRHASAARVDAALAKAPLVMVVDHQRTAIMDKAHLVLSAASFAESDGTVVNNEGRAQRFFQVYDPAYYDAKTVMLESWRWLHSLHSTVNNRQVDWTQLDHVIDAAIAALPQLAGIKDAAPDATFRIRGQKLAREPHRYSGRTAMRANISVHEPRQPQDKDTMFAFSMEGNNQPSAPRSQIPFAWAPGWNSPQAWNKFQDEVGGKLRHGDPGVRLIEASASGLEYFTVVPASFEAEEGKWRIAPYYHLFGSDEMSQRSPVFQSRMPQPYVKLNPADAAKLGVNNGAMVSFSVEGQTLSLPLVISAGLTAGQVGLPMGMPGIAPVLTGARIDTLQEAKA is encoded by the coding sequence ATGGCTACGATTCATGTAGACGGCAAAGAATACGAGGTCGATGGAGCGGACAACCTGCTAGAGGCTTGTCTCTCTCTTGGTCTTGATATTCCATACTTTTGCTGGCATCCGGCGCTGGGAAGCGTTGGTGCTTGCCGCCAGTGTGCGGTGAAGCAATATCAAAACGCGGAAGACACGCGTGGCCGCCTGGTGATGTCCTGTATGACACCGGCATCCGACGGCACTTTTATTTCTATCGACGACACCGAAGCGAAACAGTTCCGCGAGAGCGTCGTTGAGTGGTTGATGACCAACCACCCGCACGACTGCCCGGTCTGCGAAGAAGGTGGTAACTGCCACTTACAGGATATGACCGTGATGACCGGTCATAGCTTCCGTCGCTACCGCTTTACCAAGCGTACCCATCGTAACCAGGACCTGGGGCCGTTCATCTCGCACGAAATGAACCGTTGCATCGCCTGCTATCGCTGCGTTCGTTACTATAAAGATTATGCTGATGGTACCGACCTGGGCGTTTATGGCGCGCACGACAACGTCTACTTCGGTCGCCCGGAAGACGGCGTGCTGGAAAGCGAGTTCTCCGGCAACCTGGTTGAAGTTTGCCCGACCGGCGTCTTCACTGATAAAACGCACTCCGAGCGCTATAACCGTAAATGGGACATGCAGTTTGCGCCAAGCATCTGCCAGCAGTGTTCCATTGGCTGCAACATCAGCCCCGGTGAGCGTTACGGTGAACTGCGCCGTATCGAAAACCGTTACAACGGTACCGTTAACCGCTACTTCCTCTGCGACCGCGGTCGTTTCGGGTATGGCTATGTGAACCTGAAAGACCGTCCGCGTCAGCCGGTTCAGCGCCGTGGCGACGACTTCATCACCCTCAACGCCGAACAGGCGATGCAGGGCGCGGCGGATATTTTGCGCCAGTCGAAGAAAGTCATTGGTATCGGCTCCCCGCGCGCCAGCATCGAAAGCAACTTCGCGCTGCGCGATCTGGTCGGCGCCGATAACTTCTATACCGGCATTGCTAAAGGTGAACAAGAACGCCTGCAGATGATGCTGAAAGTGCTGCGCGATGGCGGTATTCATACCCCGGCGCTGCGCGAAATTGAATCCTACGATGCGGTGTTGATCCTCGGTGAGGACATCACCCAGACCGGCGCGCGTATTGCGCTGGCGGTGCGTCAGGCGGTGAAAGGCAAAGCACGTGAAATGGCGGCGGCGCAGAAAGTCGCCGACTGGCAGATCGCCGCGATCCTTAACATTGGCCAGCGCGCGAAGCATCCGCTGTTTGTGACCAATATTGATGATACTCGCCTTGACGATATCGCCGCGTGGACCTACCGTGCGCCGGTAGAAGATCAGGCGCGCCTCGGCTTTGCTATTGCCCATGCGCTGGATGACAGCGCCCCGGTTGTGGAAGGGCTGAGCAGCGATCTGAAAGGTAAAGTCGATGTGATCGTTCAGGCATTGGCCGGAGCGAAAAAACCGCTGATTGTTTCTGGAACCAATGCTGGCAGCATTGAGGTCATTCAGGCTGCGGCCAACGTGGCGAAAGCCCTTAAAGGCCGCGGTGCTGACGTTGGCGTAACGATGGTTGCCCGCGCGGTGAACAGTGTTGGCCTCGGCATGATCGGCGGCGGCTCTCTTGAAGAGGCGCTGAGCGAACTGGAAACCGGTGCCGCCGATGCGGTTATCGTGCTGGAAAACGACCTGCACCGCCATGCTTCTGCCGCCCGCGTTGATGCGGCGCTGGCGAAAGCGCCGCTGGTGATGGTGGTCGACCATCAGCGTACGGCGATTATGGATAAAGCGCATCTGGTGCTCTCCGCGGCAAGCTTTGCGGAAAGCGATGGCACGGTGGTGAATAACGAAGGTCGCGCCCAGCGCTTCTTCCAGGTTTACGATCCGGCCTACTACGATGCGAAAACCGTGATGCTGGAAAGCTGGCGTTGGCTGCACTCGTTGCACAGCACCGTCAACAACCGTCAGGTCGACTGGACGCAGCTGGATCACGTTATTGACGCTGCGATTGCCGCACTGCCGCAACTGGCCGGTATCAAAGACGCCGCGCCGGATGCGACCTTCCGCATTCGCGGCCAGAAACTGGCTCGTGAACCGCATCGCTACAGCGGCCGTACGGCGATGCGCGCTAACATTAGCGTGCATGAACCGCGTCAGCCGCAGGATAAAGACACCATGTTCGCCTTCTCCATGGAAGGGAACAACCAGCCATCCGCTCCGCGTTCGCAGATTCCGTTCGCCTGGGCGCCGGGCTGGAACTCCCCGCAGGCGTGGAACAAGTTCCAGGATGAGGTGGGCGGGAAACTGCGCCATGGCGATCCGGGCGTGCGTCTGATTGAAGCTTCCGCCAGCGGTCTGGAGTACTTTACCGTGGTACCGGCAAGCTTCGAAGCTGAAGAAGGGAAATGGCGTATTGCGCCTTACTACCATCTGTTCGGCAGCGACGAAATGTCGCAGCGTTCTCCGGTATTCCAGAGCCGCATGCCGCAGCCGTACGTTAAGCTTAACCCGGCAGATGCCGCGAAGCTGGGCGTAAATAACGGCGCGATGGTCTCCTTCAGCGTTGAAGGTCAGACCCTTAGTCTGCCGCTGGTGATTTCGGCGGGGCTGACGGCAGGGCAGGTTGGCTTACCGATGGGCATGCCGGGCATCGCACCGGTACTGACCGGCGCGCGTATTGATACTTTGCAGGAGGCGAAAGCATGA